One segment of Stappia sp. 28M-7 DNA contains the following:
- the rpmC gene encoding 50S ribosomal protein L29 has translation MKATDVRAKTMDELGTELESLKKEQFNLRFQRATGQLENTARVRQVRRDIARIQTIMREKRVATSA, from the coding sequence ATGAAGGCGACAGACGTTCGGGCAAAGACCATGGACGAGCTGGGAACGGAGCTCGAGAGCCTGAAGAAGGAGCAGTTCAACCTGCGCTTCCAGCGGGCGACCGGCCAGCTTGAGAACACGGCGCGGGTTCGCCAGGTGCGCCGCGACATCGCCCGCATCCAGACGATCATGCGCGAGAAGCGCGTGGCGACAAGCGCGTAA
- the rpsJ gene encoding 30S ribosomal protein S10, which yields MNGQNIRIRLKAFDHRVLDASTREIVNTAKRTGAQVRGPVPLPTRIEKYTVLRGPHIDKKSRDQFEMRTHKRLLDIVDPTPQTVDALMKLDLAAGVDVEIKL from the coding sequence ATGAACGGTCAGAACATTCGGATCCGTCTCAAGGCGTTCGACCATCGGGTTCTCGATGCGTCGACCCGTGAGATCGTCAACACGGCGAAACGGACCGGTGCACAAGTGCGCGGCCCCGTGCCGCTGCCCACGCGGATCGAGAAGTACACCGTGCTTCGTGGTCCGCATATCGACAAGAAAAGCCGTGATCAGTTCGAGATGCGCACTCACAAGCGCCTCCTCGACATCGTTGATCCGACGCCGCAGACCGTGGACGCGCTCATGAAGCTCGACCTTGCGGCCGGTGTCGACGTCGAGATCAAGCTGTAA
- the rplP gene encoding 50S ribosomal protein L16, whose product MLQPKRTKFRKQHKGRIHGTAKGGTDLNFGAFGLKAVEPERVTARQIEAARRAMTRHMKRAGRVWIRIFPDVPVSSKPTEVRMGKGKGSPDYWACKVKPGRIMFEIDGVPEDTAREAMRLAAAKLPIKCRFVQRIAD is encoded by the coding sequence ATGCTGCAACCGAAGCGAACGAAGTTCCGCAAGCAGCACAAGGGCCGGATCCACGGCACCGCCAAGGGCGGTACGGATCTCAACTTCGGCGCCTTCGGCCTGAAGGCCGTCGAGCCGGAGCGGGTGACCGCGCGCCAGATCGAGGCGGCCCGTCGTGCCATGACCCGTCACATGAAGCGTGCGGGCCGTGTTTGGATCAGGATCTTCCCGGACGTGCCGGTTTCGTCGAAGCCGACCGAAGTCCGTATGGGTAAGGGTAAGGGTTCGCCGGACTATTGGGCCTGCAAGGTCAAGCCCGGTCGGATCATGTTCGAAATCGACGGCGTGCCGGAAGATACGGCACGTGAGGCGATGCGCCTTGCGGCAGCCAAGCTGCCGATCAAGTGCCGCTTCGTCCAGCGTATCGCCGACTGA
- the rplB gene encoding 50S ribosomal protein L2: protein MALKTFNPTSPGRRQLVMVDRSSLYKGKPVKTLTEGLSKTGGRNNLGRTTSPNRGGGHKRRYRLIDFKRTKADMFATVERIEYDPNRTAFIALIKYEDGELAYILAPQRLAVGDKVVSGKLVDVKPGNAMPLASIPVGTIVHNVELKPGKGGQVARSAGAYAQIVGRDQGYTTVRLQSGEQRRILGTCMASIGAVSNQDHGNINLGKAGRSRWMGRRPHVRGVAMNPVDHPHGGGEGRTSGGRHPVTPWGKPTKGKRTRRNKATDKFIVRSRHARKK from the coding sequence ATGGCACTCAAGACCTTTAATCCGACGTCGCCGGGTCGTCGCCAGCTGGTGATGGTCGACCGCTCGTCCCTTTACAAGGGCAAGCCGGTCAAGACGCTGACGGAAGGCCTGTCGAAGACGGGCGGCCGCAACAATCTCGGCCGTACGACGTCGCCAAACCGTGGTGGCGGCCACAAGCGTCGGTACCGCTTGATCGACTTCAAGCGTACCAAGGCCGACATGTTCGCGACCGTCGAGCGGATCGAATACGATCCGAACCGGACCGCCTTCATCGCTCTCATCAAGTATGAGGACGGTGAGCTCGCCTACATCCTGGCGCCGCAGCGCCTGGCCGTTGGCGACAAGGTTGTCTCGGGCAAGCTCGTTGACGTGAAGCCGGGCAATGCGATGCCGCTGGCGTCGATCCCGGTCGGCACGATCGTGCACAATGTCGAGCTGAAGCCGGGCAAGGGCGGCCAGGTGGCCCGTTCCGCCGGTGCGTATGCCCAGATCGTCGGCCGTGACCAGGGTTACACCACGGTCCGCCTGCAGTCTGGCGAGCAGCGCCGCATTCTCGGCACCTGCATGGCCTCGATCGGCGCCGTGTCCAACCAGGACCATGGCAACATCAACCTCGGCAAGGCCGGTCGGTCGCGCTGGATGGGTCGTCGCCCGCATGTCCGCGGTGTCGCGATGAACCCGGTCGACCACCCGCACGGTGGTGGCGAGGGTCGCACCTCGGGTGGCCGTCATCCGGTCACGCCGTGGGGCAAGCCGACCAAGGGCAAGCGCACGCGTCGCAACAAGGCCACGGACAAGTTCATCGTCCGCAGCCGCCACGCGCGCAAGAAGTAA
- the rpsQ gene encoding 30S ribosomal protein S17, with translation MPKRVLQGVVVSDANEKTVTVRVERRFTHPLYKKTVRRSKKYRAHDETNAHKVGDTVLIQECAPISKTKTWTVVEGSTAD, from the coding sequence ATGCCGAAACGCGTTCTGCAGGGTGTCGTTGTCAGCGACGCCAACGAAAAGACGGTGACGGTTCGTGTGGAGCGGCGCTTCACGCATCCGCTCTACAAGAAGACCGTTCGTCGCTCGAAGAAGTATCGGGCGCATGACGAGACCAACGCGCACAAGGTGGGGGACACCGTCCTCATCCAGGAGTGCGCGCCGATCTCGAAGACCAAAACCTGGACCGTTGTCGAAGGGTCGACCGCGGACTGA
- the rpsG gene encoding 30S ribosomal protein S7, with protein sequence MSRRHKAEKREIIPDPKFGDTVVTKFMNSIMYDGKKSAAERIVYGAFDIIEGKVRQNPVEVFHAALDNVMPQVEVRSRRVGGATYQVPVEVRADRRQALAIRWLITAARNRNETTMVDRLSGELLDAANNRGSAVKKREDTHRMAEANRAFSHYRW encoded by the coding sequence ATGTCACGCCGTCACAAGGCTGAAAAGCGCGAAATCATTCCCGATCCGAAGTTCGGGGACACCGTCGTCACCAAGTTCATGAACTCGATCATGTACGATGGTAAGAAGTCGGCCGCCGAGCGGATCGTCTACGGCGCGTTCGATATCATCGAGGGCAAGGTTCGTCAGAACCCGGTCGAGGTGTTTCACGCCGCTCTCGACAACGTCATGCCGCAGGTCGAGGTTCGGTCCCGCCGCGTGGGTGGTGCCACCTATCAGGTTCCGGTCGAGGTCCGTGCGGACCGTCGTCAGGCCCTGGCCATCCGCTGGCTGATCACCGCTGCCCGCAACCGCAACGAGACGACGATGGTCGATCGTCTGTCCGGCGAGCTGCTGGATGCCGCGAACAACCGCGGTTCCGCCGTCAAGAAGCGCGAAGACACGCACCGGATGGCTGAAGCCAACCGCGCGTTCTCGCACTATCGCTGGTAA
- the rpsS gene encoding 30S ribosomal protein S19, with product MARSVWKGPFVDGFLLKKAEKVRASGRNEVIKMWSRRSTILPQFVGLTFGVYNGQKHVPVMVSEDMIGHKFGEFSPTRTYYGHGADKKAKRK from the coding sequence ATGGCACGTTCTGTTTGGAAAGGCCCGTTCGTCGACGGCTTTCTGCTGAAGAAGGCAGAAAAGGTCCGCGCCTCGGGTCGCAACGAAGTCATCAAGATGTGGAGCCGGCGCTCGACCATCCTGCCGCAGTTCGTCGGTCTGACCTTCGGCGTCTACAATGGTCAGAAGCACGTTCCGGTTATGGTGTCCGAGGACATGATCGGTCACAAGTTCGGCGAGTTCTCGCCGACCCGGACCTATTACGGCCACGGCGCTGACAAGAAGGCGAAGAGGAAGTAA
- the rplX gene encoding 50S ribosomal protein L24 yields MAAKIKKGDTVVVLTGRDKGKTGEIVRMLPDENKAVVRGVNVVRRHQRQTAQSEGGIVSKELPVHVSNLALADPKDGKPTRVGFQIKEDGTKVRVAKRSGDLIDG; encoded by the coding sequence ATGGCCGCCAAGATCAAGAAGGGCGACACTGTCGTCGTGCTTACCGGTCGTGACAAGGGCAAGACCGGTGAAATCGTCCGCATGCTGCCGGACGAGAACAAGGCTGTGGTGCGTGGCGTGAATGTGGTTCGTCGCCACCAGCGCCAGACCGCCCAGTCGGAAGGTGGCATCGTTTCGAAGGAGCTGCCGGTTCACGTATCGAACCTGGCGCTTGCCGACCCCAAGGATGGCAAGCCGACGCGTGTCGGGTTCCAGATCAAGGAAGACGGCACCAAGGTGCGCGTGGCCAAGCGTTCGGGGGATCTGATCGATGGCTGA
- the rplN gene encoding 50S ribosomal protein L14 → MIQMQTNLDVADNSGARRVMCIKVLGGSKRKYASVGDIIVVSVKEANPRGRVKKGDVMKAVVVRTAKDIRRPDGSVIRFDRNAAVLVNNNKEPIGTRIFGPVPRELRAKNHMKVISLAPEVL, encoded by the coding sequence ATGATTCAGATGCAAACAAACCTCGACGTGGCGGATAATTCCGGCGCCCGTCGTGTCATGTGCATCAAGGTGCTCGGCGGCTCGAAGCGGAAATATGCCAGCGTCGGCGACATCATCGTCGTCAGCGTCAAGGAGGCCAATCCGCGCGGCCGCGTCAAAAAGGGCGACGTGATGAAAGCGGTCGTTGTGCGCACGGCGAAGGATATCCGCCGGCCCGACGGCTCCGTGATCCGGTTCGACCGCAATGCGGCCGTGCTGGTCAACAACAACAAGGAACCGATCGGGACCCGTATCTTCGGCCCGGTTCCGCGTGAACTGCGTGCGAAGAACCACATGAAGGTGATCTCGCTCGCGCCGGAGGTTTTGTAA
- the rplV gene encoding 50S ribosomal protein L22, whose product MGKPKGGRALADNEAKAVARMLRVSPRKLNLVAATIRGQKVEKALADLTFSRKRISDDVKKTLMSAIANAENNHDLDVDSLVVAEAHVGKAFVIKRFQARARGRVGRIEKPFSNLTIVVREVEETA is encoded by the coding sequence ATGGGCAAGCCGAAGGGCGGGCGCGCGCTCGCCGATAACGAGGCGAAGGCGGTCGCCCGGATGCTGCGGGTCTCCCCGCGCAAGCTCAACCTCGTCGCGGCAACGATCCGCGGCCAGAAGGTCGAGAAGGCTCTCGCCGACCTCACCTTCTCGCGCAAGCGGATCTCCGACGACGTCAAGAAGACGCTCATGTCGGCGATCGCCAATGCCGAGAACAACCATGATCTCGACGTCGACAGCCTTGTCGTCGCCGAGGCTCATGTGGGCAAGGCTTTTGTGATCAAGCGGTTCCAGGCGCGTGCTCGTGGCCGTGTCGGTCGGATCGAGAAGCCGTTTTCGAACCTGACCATCGTCGTCCGCGAAGTCGAGGAGACTGCCTGA
- the fusA gene encoding elongation factor G, whose amino-acid sequence MSRTHKIEDYRNFGIMAHIDAGKTTTTERILFYTGKSHKIGEVHDGAATMDWMEQEQERGITITSAATTAFWNNKRLNIIDTPGHVDFTIEVERSLRVLDGAVALLDANAGVEPQTETVWRQADKYHVPRMIFVNKMDKLGADFYRCVEMIKTRLGAKPLVTQLPVGAESDFAGVVDLIKMKALIWRDESLGAAWDEVEIPADLVDRAQEYRDLMIETAVEADEAAMEAYLEGEEPTVEGLKALIRKGTINSEFVPVFCGSAFKNKGVQPLLDGVVDYLPSPIEVPAIKGIDPKTETETVRKSGDEEPLSMLAFKIANDPFVGSLTFCRIYSGVLNKGVSLQNTVKEKKERVGRMMQMHANSREDIEVAYAGDIVAIAGLKDTTTGDTLCDPLKPVILERMEFPDPVIEIAVEPKTKGDQEKMGLALNRLAAEDPSFRVKTDEESGQTIIAGMGELHLDIIVDRMKREFKVEANIGAPQVAYRETITRQAEVDYTHKKQTGGTGQFARIKLVIEPNDPGAGYAFQSTIVGGSVPKEYIPGVTKGIESVMSSGPLAGFPMVDIKATLIDGAYHDVDSSVLAFEIAARAGFREAIQKAAPKLLEPIMKVEVVTPEDYMGDVIGDLNSRRGQITGTENRGVVTAVNAMVPLANMFGYVNNLRSMSQGRAQYSMVFDHYEQVPQAVAQEVQAKYA is encoded by the coding sequence ATGTCGCGCACTCACAAGATCGAAGACTACCGCAATTTCGGCATCATGGCCCACATCGATGCGGGCAAGACCACGACGACCGAGCGGATTCTCTTCTACACCGGCAAGAGCCACAAGATCGGCGAAGTCCATGATGGCGCTGCCACGATGGACTGGATGGAGCAGGAGCAGGAGCGTGGCATCACGATCACGTCCGCTGCCACCACTGCGTTCTGGAACAACAAGCGCCTGAACATCATCGACACGCCGGGTCACGTCGACTTCACCATTGAGGTGGAGCGCTCCCTGCGCGTGCTCGACGGTGCGGTTGCTCTGCTGGACGCCAATGCCGGCGTCGAGCCGCAGACCGAGACCGTCTGGCGCCAGGCCGACAAGTATCATGTCCCGCGCATGATCTTCGTCAACAAGATGGACAAGCTCGGTGCGGACTTCTACCGCTGCGTCGAGATGATCAAGACGCGCCTTGGTGCCAAGCCGCTGGTTACCCAGCTGCCGGTCGGCGCCGAGAGCGACTTCGCCGGCGTTGTCGATCTGATCAAGATGAAGGCCCTGATCTGGCGCGACGAGTCTCTCGGCGCTGCCTGGGACGAGGTCGAGATCCCGGCTGACCTGGTCGACCGCGCTCAGGAATACCGCGATCTGATGATCGAGACCGCTGTCGAGGCCGACGAGGCCGCGATGGAGGCCTATCTCGAGGGCGAGGAGCCGACGGTCGAGGGCCTGAAGGCGCTCATCCGCAAGGGCACCATCAACAGCGAGTTCGTTCCGGTGTTCTGCGGTTCGGCGTTCAAGAACAAGGGTGTGCAGCCCCTGCTCGACGGCGTCGTCGACTACCTGCCGAGCCCGATCGAGGTTCCGGCGATCAAGGGTATCGACCCCAAGACCGAGACCGAGACCGTCCGCAAGTCGGGCGACGAAGAGCCGCTTTCGATGCTGGCCTTCAAGATCGCCAACGACCCGTTCGTCGGTTCGCTGACCTTCTGCCGCATCTACTCCGGCGTCCTGAACAAGGGCGTGTCTCTCCAGAACACCGTGAAGGAGAAGAAGGAGCGCGTCGGCCGCATGATGCAGATGCACGCGAATTCGCGTGAGGACATCGAAGTGGCTTACGCTGGCGACATCGTTGCCATTGCCGGCCTGAAGGACACGACGACGGGCGACACGCTTTGCGACCCGCTGAAGCCGGTCATCCTGGAGCGCATGGAGTTCCCGGATCCGGTCATCGAGATCGCCGTCGAGCCGAAGACCAAGGGCGACCAGGAGAAGATGGGCCTGGCCCTGAACCGTCTGGCTGCCGAGGATCCGTCCTTCCGCGTCAAGACCGACGAGGAGTCCGGCCAGACGATCATCGCCGGCATGGGCGAGCTTCATCTCGACATCATCGTCGACCGCATGAAGCGCGAGTTCAAGGTCGAGGCGAACATCGGTGCGCCGCAGGTTGCCTACCGCGAAACGATCACCCGTCAGGCGGAAGTCGACTACACCCACAAGAAGCAGACCGGCGGTACGGGCCAGTTCGCCCGCATCAAGCTGGTGATCGAGCCGAACGACCCGGGTGCCGGTTACGCGTTCCAGAGCACGATCGTGGGTGGTTCGGTCCCGAAGGAGTACATCCCGGGCGTCACCAAGGGTATCGAGAGCGTCATGTCCTCGGGCCCGCTGGCTGGCTTCCCGATGGTCGACATCAAGGCCACCCTCATCGACGGTGCCTACCACGACGTCGACTCCTCGGTGCTGGCGTTCGAGATCGCGGCCCGTGCCGGTTTCCGTGAGGCCATTCAGAAGGCCGCTCCGAAGCTGCTCGAGCCGATCATGAAGGTCGAGGTGGTTACGCCTGAAGACTACATGGGCGACGTCATCGGCGATCTGAACTCCCGTCGTGGCCAGATCACCGGCACCGAGAATCGCGGTGTCGTCACCGCGGTGAACGCCATGGTGCCGCTGGCCAACATGTTCGGTTACGTCAACAACCTGCGCTCGATGTCGCAGGGACGTGCCCAGTACTCGATGGTGTTCGACCACTACGAGCAGGTTCCGCAGGCTGTCGCGCAGGAAGTTCAGGCCAAGTACGCCTGA
- the rplC gene encoding 50S ribosomal protein L3: MRSGVIAQKVGMTRIYNDAGEHVPVTVLKLENCQVVAHRTEEKNGYVALQVGAGLAKVKNTSKAMRGHFAVASVEPKRKLAEFRVSSENVIEVGAEITADHFVEGQFVDVTGTSIGKGFAGAMKRHNFGGLRASHGVSISHRSHGSIGQCQDPGKVFKGKKMAGHMGAEQVTTQNLKIVRTDPERGLIMIQGAVPGSKGGWIVVRDAVKKALPDGVPMPGAFRASAAEAAVEKESE, from the coding sequence ATGCGTTCTGGAGTGATCGCACAGAAGGTGGGTATGACTCGCATCTATAACGATGCGGGTGAGCATGTGCCGGTGACGGTGCTGAAGCTCGAAAACTGTCAGGTTGTTGCCCACCGGACGGAAGAGAAGAATGGCTATGTCGCGCTGCAGGTCGGCGCCGGTCTGGCCAAGGTGAAGAATACGTCGAAGGCCATGCGCGGACATTTCGCCGTTGCCAGCGTCGAGCCGAAGCGCAAGCTTGCCGAGTTCCGCGTCTCCTCGGAGAACGTGATCGAGGTGGGTGCGGAGATCACGGCCGACCACTTCGTCGAGGGTCAGTTCGTGGACGTCACGGGCACCTCGATCGGTAAGGGCTTCGCCGGTGCCATGAAGCGTCACAACTTCGGTGGCCTGCGCGCCTCGCACGGTGTGTCGATTTCGCACCGTTCGCATGGCTCGATCGGTCAGTGCCAGGATCCGGGCAAGGTCTTCAAGGGTAAGAAGATGGCCGGACACATGGGCGCCGAGCAGGTGACCACGCAGAACCTGAAGATCGTCCGCACCGATCCGGAGCGCGGCCTGATCATGATCCAGGGCGCTGTCCCGGGGTCGAAGGGTGGCTGGATCGTGGTTCGCGATGCCGTCAAGAAGGCCCTGCCGGATGGCGTGCCGATGCCGGGTGCGTTCCGTGCTTCCGCTGCCGAGGCTGCGGTCGAGAAGGAGAGCGAGTGA
- a CDS encoding 50S ribosomal protein L23, whose product MTNLKHYDTVVSPVITEKATFASEQNKVVFNVSPTATKPEIKAAVEALFGVKVTAVNTLVRKGKAKRFRGRLGQQSDVKKAVVTLADGQSIDVTTGL is encoded by the coding sequence ATGACCAACCTGAAGCACTACGACACGGTCGTTTCCCCGGTGATCACCGAGAAGGCGACCTTCGCTTCGGAGCAGAACAAGGTCGTGTTCAACGTCTCCCCGACGGCGACCAAGCCCGAGATCAAGGCGGCGGTTGAGGCGCTCTTCGGCGTCAAGGTCACGGCAGTGAACACCCTGGTCCGCAAGGGCAAGGCGAAGCGCTTCCGCGGTCGTCTCGGCCAGCAGTCCGACGTCAAGAAGGCGGTCGTGACGCTTGCCGATGGCCAGTCCATCGACGTCACCACCGGACTCTGA
- the rplD gene encoding 50S ribosomal protein L4, whose product MELEVKTLDGAAAGSITVSDEIFGLDPRTDLIHRVVRWQLAKRQAGTHKAQQRSEVSGSTKKFVRQKGSGGARHGNKKAPQFRGGGKAHGPVVRSHAHDLPKKVRALGLRHALSAKFKADGLIIVDVASAEEAKTKALAARLANLGLSNALVVDGSEIDANFRLASRNIPAIDLLPVEGLNVYDILRREKLVLTKSAVTALEERFK is encoded by the coding sequence ATGGAACTTGAGGTGAAGACCCTGGACGGGGCCGCCGCCGGTTCGATCACGGTGTCGGACGAGATCTTCGGTCTCGATCCGCGCACCGACCTGATCCACCGCGTCGTGCGCTGGCAGCTTGCCAAGCGCCAGGCCGGTACCCACAAGGCGCAGCAGCGCTCGGAAGTTTCCGGCTCGACGAAGAAGTTCGTCCGCCAGAAGGGTTCCGGCGGCGCGCGTCACGGTAACAAGAAGGCCCCGCAGTTCCGCGGTGGTGGCAAGGCTCACGGCCCGGTCGTGCGCAGCCACGCTCACGATCTGCCGAAGAAGGTTCGCGCCCTCGGCCTGCGTCACGCCCTTTCGGCGAAGTTCAAGGCCGACGGCCTGATCATCGTCGACGTGGCGAGCGCCGAGGAAGCCAAGACCAAGGCTCTGGCCGCGCGTCTGGCGAACCTGGGCCTGAGCAACGCGCTCGTCGTGGACGGCAGCGAGATCGATGCGAACTTCCGCCTCGCCTCGCGCAACATCCCGGCGATCGACCTGCTGCCCGTCGAAGGCCTGAATGTCTATGACATCCTGCGTCGTGAGAAGCTGGTGCTGACCAAGTCGGCGGTGACGGCTCTCGAGGAGCGGTTCAAATGA
- a CDS encoding regulator produces the protein MAPQYRDQADAPTVYIIVGHAREGDIGTPEPAIPVNILLRAADEDSAVRLALEALKGEGFAEASLDQIGVILEEPDDPTFEQAYEDAIAGEVAVIAYRG, from the coding sequence ATGGCGCCACAGTATCGCGACCAGGCGGATGCACCGACCGTCTACATCATCGTCGGTCATGCGCGGGAAGGGGACATCGGTACGCCCGAGCCGGCGATCCCGGTGAACATCCTCCTGCGGGCAGCGGACGAGGACAGCGCCGTGCGGCTGGCGCTCGAGGCGCTGAAGGGGGAGGGGTTCGCCGAAGCGTCCCTCGACCAGATCGGCGTGATCCTGGAAGAGCCGGACGATCCGACCTTCGAGCAGGCATATGAGGATGCGATCGCCGGCGAAGTCGCGGTCATCGCCTATCGGGGCTGA
- the tuf gene encoding elongation factor Tu, translating into MAKAKFERTKPHVNIGTIGHVDHGKTTLTAAITKFFGEFKAYDMIDAAPEERARGITISTAHVEYETENRHYAHVDCPGHADYVKNMITGAAQMDGAILVCSAADGPMPQTREHILLARQVGVPALVVFLNKVDQVDDAELLELVEMEVRELLSSYEFPGDDIPIVAGSALAALEGRDEAIGETKIRELMAAVDDYIPTPERPVDMPFLMPIEDVFSISGRGTVVTGRVERGIVKVGEEVEIVGIRDTKKTTVTGVEMFRKLLDQGQAGDNIGALIRGVGREDVERGQVLCKPGSVTPHTKFKAEAYILTKEEGGRHTPFFTNYRPQFYFRTTDVTGVVTLPEGTEMVMPGDNVSVEVELIVPIAMEEGLRFAIREGGRTVGAGVVASIIK; encoded by the coding sequence ATGGCGAAAGCAAAGTTTGAGCGGACGAAGCCGCACGTGAACATTGGCACGATCGGCCACGTCGACCATGGCAAGACGACGCTGACGGCGGCGATCACGAAGTTCTTCGGCGAGTTCAAGGCGTACGACATGATCGACGCGGCTCCCGAGGAGCGTGCTCGCGGTATCACGATCTCGACGGCGCACGTCGAGTACGAGACCGAGAACCGTCACTATGCGCACGTGGACTGCCCGGGCCACGCCGACTACGTGAAGAACATGATCACGGGTGCGGCGCAGATGGACGGCGCGATCCTGGTCTGCTCGGCGGCCGATGGCCCGATGCCGCAGACCCGCGAGCACATCCTTCTGGCCCGTCAGGTCGGCGTTCCGGCTCTGGTGGTGTTCCTGAACAAGGTCGACCAGGTGGACGACGCGGAACTTCTCGAGCTGGTCGAGATGGAAGTGCGCGAGCTGCTTTCGTCCTACGAGTTCCCGGGCGACGACATTCCGATCGTTGCCGGTTCGGCTCTTGCCGCCCTTGAGGGCCGCGACGAGGCGATCGGCGAGACGAAGATCCGCGAGCTGATGGCTGCGGTCGACGACTACATCCCGACGCCGGAGCGTCCGGTTGACATGCCGTTCCTGATGCCGATCGAGGACGTGTTCTCGATCTCGGGCCGCGGCACGGTCGTGACGGGTCGCGTTGAGCGCGGCATCGTGAAGGTCGGCGAGGAAGTCGAGATCGTCGGCATCCGCGACACCAAGAAGACGACGGTTACCGGCGTCGAGATGTTCCGCAAGCTTCTGGACCAGGGCCAGGCCGGCGACAACATCGGTGCTCTGATCCGCGGCGTTGGCCGTGAGGACGTGGAGCGCGGCCAGGTTCTTTGCAAGCCGGGTTCGGTGACGCCGCACACGAAGTTCAAGGCCGAGGCCTACATCCTGACGAAGGAAGAGGGTGGTCGCCACACTCCGTTCTTCACCAACTACCGTCCGCAGTTCTACTTCCGCACGACGGACGTGACGGGTGTTGTGACGCTGCCGGAAGGCACGGAGATGGTGATGCCGGGCGACAACGTGTCGGTCGAGGTTGAGCTGATCGTGCCGATCGCGATGGAAGAGGGTCTGCGCTTCGCTATCCGCGAGGGCGGCCGTACCGTCGGCGCCGGCGTCGTCGCCTCCATCATCAAGTAA
- the rpsC gene encoding 30S ribosomal protein S3 has translation MGQKVNPIGLRLGINRTWDSRWYADKGEYGKLLHEDFRIREYILKALKQAAVSKVVVERPHRKCRVTVHSGRPGVIIGKKGADIEKLRKALSDMTSSDVHINIVEVRKPEVDAQLVADSIAQQLERRVAFRRAMKRAVQSAMRMGAQGIRINCGGRLGGAEIARTEWYREGRVPLHTLRADIDYGVSTAHTAYGTCGVKVWIFKGEILEHDPMASERRAVEGDGTNQGGGRRERERGRAA, from the coding sequence ATGGGACAGAAAGTAAATCCGATCGGTCTGCGGCTTGGCATCAACCGCACCTGGGATTCGCGCTGGTATGCGGACAAGGGCGAGTACGGCAAGCTGCTGCACGAGGATTTCCGCATCCGCGAGTACATCCTCAAGGCGCTGAAGCAGGCAGCCGTTTCCAAGGTCGTCGTCGAGCGCCCGCACCGCAAGTGCCGCGTCACGGTCCATTCCGGCCGTCCCGGCGTGATCATCGGCAAGAAGGGCGCCGACATCGAGAAGCTCCGCAAGGCGCTTTCCGACATGACCTCTTCGGACGTGCACATCAACATCGTTGAAGTGCGCAAGCCCGAGGTCGACGCCCAGCTGGTGGCCGACTCGATCGCACAGCAGCTCGAGCGCCGCGTGGCGTTCCGCCGCGCCATGAAGCGCGCCGTTCAGTCGGCGATGCGCATGGGCGCCCAGGGCATCCGCATCAACTGCGGTGGCCGTCTGGGCGGCGCGGAAATCGCGCGTACCGAGTGGTACCGCGAGGGCCGCGTGCCGCTGCACACGCTGCGTGCGGACATCGACTACGGCGTGTCCACGGCGCACACCGCCTACGGCACCTGCGGCGTCAAGGTCTGGATCTTCAAGGGCGAAATCCTTGAGCATGATCCGATGGCCTCGGAGCGGCGCGCTGTCGAGGGCGACGGAACGAACCAGGGCGGCGGACGCCGCGAGCGCGAGCGCGGCCGCGCTGCCTAA